A stretch of DNA from Staphylococcus sp. KG4-3:
ATCCTATAAAATAATGTGGGAATTGTTTTATAAAATCAATTAAATTAACAAAGGTTTGCTTGTTAATCTCCATCGGAACATGTTTTTCAGAAAACACTATACTATGTTCTAAGAAATAAGCATATGGAGAATATTGAAATCCCCATGGTTGACTATCTAAATTTAAACGTATCACACGATGGTTAGTACGTGCTGCTTGCGTAACAGACCCCTGAAAACCTTCATTTTCAATGCATAAAGCACATTTTGGATACTCAGTAGCCGGCGCAGCTTTAGCTTTTGCAATTTGCTTTGCATCTTTTTCTGGTTTAGATAAATTAATGGTGATTTCTATGTCACCATATTCAGTGGCTACTTCATAATTAATATTATTAGCTATCGCGTCTTCTTTCACATAATGATTACGTTTAGCGATTTCATAAAAATATTTTGTCGCTGTTTCCGGTGATTGTTCATAAGCTTCTCTAAACTTTCTATTAATAACAGACGGTCTTGGCGTGATTATGTCTAAAAGTTGTGCTTCAACAATTTCTTTATTGTATAACGCATCTTCAATGCAATTTTCATTTATAGCTTCATTAATCCAATATTGTGTTATATCATTTGCTGTAGCATTTTTAGGTAAAGGTGATTCTAACGTCTCAGTTATCCCTCGTGCATTTAAAATACGCAATATTTGATTTTGAATATAGATGCTATCTTCTTGTTCATAATCGCCAAATGAAATTGCTTGTGCAATAAATTGTTGCACTAATTGTTGGTTTAATAACATGCGTTATCCCTCCATACTTTGTTGATAACCATCAGGATGCTGATGATGCCATTGCCATGCTGAATCAATGATTTCATGAATATTATCATGTTGTGGTTTCCAACCCAAGACAGATTGTGCCTTGTCACTTGCCGCAA
This window harbors:
- the galT gene encoding UDP-glucose--hexose-1-phosphate uridylyltransferase; its protein translation is MLLNQQLVQQFIAQAISFGDYEQEDSIYIQNQILRILNARGITETLESPLPKNATANDITQYWINEAINENCIEDALYNKEIVEAQLLDIITPRPSVINRKFREAYEQSPETATKYFYEIAKRNHYVKEDAIANNINYEVATEYGDIEITINLSKPEKDAKQIAKAKAAPATEYPKCALCIENEGFQGSVTQAARTNHRVIRLNLDSQPWGFQYSPYAYFLEHSIVFSEKHVPMEINKQTFVNLIDFIKQFPHYFIGSNADIPLVGGSILSHNHYQTGQHIFPMDNAAEIEKFIITGFPIVEASTLNWPMSVIRLKSENSDELIQAATHVMVQWNQYSDNSVDIKAYSKDGERHHTITPIARYRNGLYELDIVLRDNQTSAEFPDGIFHPHKDVQHIKKENIGLIEVMGMAILPGRLKKELKQVKSYLLGAVHVDIGIHQQWADDMKQNYDIDTNNVDDIVEKEVGYKFKRVLEDAGVFKNTEIGRAAFKRFIDIL